CTTATTGCGTATTTTCACAAAAATTACTTTTATAAATTAATGTCATTTTTTACAATATATATCAAGAGGTTTTTCCTTCTAAACATAATGCTTTTTGCAAATGTTGTTTGCTCTCAGGTCGCTTTAGCACAACCTGCCTTAAGCAATTGGAACACAGCTATATCTATTCAGGGTGGTGCTTTTATATCAGTACATGGCGACATTCAGTTGGAAGACAATGGTTACTTCCAAAATCATGATACTATATATTTATGGGGAGACTGGATAAACAATGCCGGGAATACCGGTTTTTCAGGAATAGGAGAAGGAATAGTTGTTCTTTATGATGATACGCAAACAATCCGGGGTAATGATGTAACACATTTTTACGACCTGCAATGCACAGGAACCGGTGTTAAGTTCGCAGATTTAAATGTTCAGGTTGACGGGATGCTGGATTTAACGGACCGAGAATTAAATGTACAGCAATATGTTGTTACAGTTACTAATTTTATGACTAATGCTGTTAAATCGGATGCCGGTTTTGTAAGTGCCGTTGATTCGGGGGGATTAAGTCGATATATGGATAGGGACAGCATTTACTTTTTCCCTTTAGGAGCATCTCAGCCTTCGGTAAAAAAGAGACCTGTTGAAATAAGACCAAACGATAGCAATTTTAATAATTTCAGATTGAGAATGGCAAATGTACTGCCATCAGATGAAGGTTTTGATATTGAACTACGCGCACCTGATGTTTGTGAAGTTAACCCCAATTTTTATCATAGAATTTATCAAACAGACGGTAATAGCCCTGTAGATATACGCAAGTATTTCATCCCTTCCATAGATGGGAACTATTCAGATATTTTGCAATGGAGAGATCAACCGGTTTGGAACAAAACCACAACAGCTAATTTTGCGTTTAGTCCTGCTCCGGCTTATAGTAGCGTGCAAATTAATGCATGGAATAACTTTGGAGACTTCCCCTTTGCTCTGGGAAATGCAAGTCCTGAGTTATTGACAAATCTGGATGATATCATTTGTGACGGGGACACTGTTGAGTTATCTACCGAATCCGGATACCCTGTCTATGAATTTTATGTAAATGGTGAATTGGTTCATATAGGAACTGATGATTTTTTTAATGTTGGAGGTTTATCAGATGGCGACTCTCTTTGGGTTGTTGGTATAGACTCAAAATGTATTGCCTATTCTACTCCTGTTATTGCAAATGTTTATGATAATCCTTTAATTGAAACCTGGGGTGATACTACGATTTATCCGGGCTCAGATGTGCACTTATTTGCAAACGGAAACGGAATTGTTGACTGGACTCCTTCAAGTTCAATAGATTGTCCTTCCTGCTTTGAAGCCACTGCTGAAAATATTAATCAGTCAACCGTATTCTATGCAAC
This Chitinophagaceae bacterium DNA region includes the following protein-coding sequences:
- a CDS encoding gliding motility-associated C-terminal domain-containing protein; this translates as MSFFTIYIKRFFLLNIMLFANVVCSQVALAQPALSNWNTAISIQGGAFISVHGDIQLEDNGYFQNHDTIYLWGDWINNAGNTGFSGIGEGIVVLYDDTQTIRGNDVTHFYDLQCTGTGVKFADLNVQVDGMLDLTDRELNVQQYVVTVTNFMTNAVKSDAGFVSAVDSGGLSRYMDRDSIYFFPLGASQPSVKKRPVEIRPNDSNFNNFRLRMANVLPSDEGFDIELRAPDVCEVNPNFYHRIYQTDGNSPVDIRKYFIPSIDGNYSDILQWRDQPVWNKTTTANFAFSPAPAYSSVQINAWNNFGDFPFALGNASPELLTNLDDIICDGDTVELSTESGYPVYEFYVNGELVHIGTDDFFNVGGLSDGDSLWVVGIDSKCIAYSTPVIANVYDNPLIETWGDTTIYPGSDVHLFANGNGIVDWTPSSSIDCPSCFEATAENINQSTVFYATIEDMYGCRSTDSVLAIIDEFIDVTDIIFIPNAITPNDDGINDYWNIRNLHLFPDNEVIILNRWGDEVYRSKPYLNNWEGTYNGLELPDGTYYFILRVNDINQIVNGPLTILR